In the genome of Phreatobacter oligotrophus, one region contains:
- a CDS encoding TnsA endonuclease N-terminal domain-containing protein → MKSLATQQPTVVLDLNRKRRKYTPDVLVSWRSDVEWPFGVQTVAFEVKPFQILQAEHSELAPKFRAARQVLKGMGIGFRVITDRSIETPRLANALRMNEARSYRPREEWYNAASAKFRWREEPFELAELTSVLASEGVRPFEAEGFIWHWIARGFIQCDLTRPIIGSTKCIWWMMRTLQSTRPHEKGAGD, encoded by the coding sequence GTGAAGAGCCTCGCTACGCAGCAGCCAACTGTGGTGCTTGATCTGAACCGCAAGCGGCGAAAATACACGCCCGACGTGCTTGTTTCGTGGCGGTCTGATGTCGAGTGGCCATTCGGCGTCCAGACCGTCGCGTTCGAAGTCAAGCCTTTCCAGATCCTGCAGGCCGAGCATTCCGAACTTGCGCCGAAGTTTCGGGCCGCTCGTCAGGTGCTGAAAGGAATGGGCATCGGGTTCCGCGTTATTACCGACCGGTCGATCGAAACTCCACGGCTGGCAAATGCCCTCAGGATGAACGAGGCGCGTTCCTATCGGCCGAGGGAGGAGTGGTACAACGCAGCATCAGCGAAGTTCCGCTGGCGCGAAGAGCCATTTGAACTGGCCGAGCTGACAAGCGTTCTGGCGTCTGAAGGAGTTCGCCCCTTCGAAGCCGAGGGATTTATCTGGCACTGGATCGCGCGAGGTTTCATCCAGTGCGACCTCACCCGCCCTATAATCGGGAGCACAAAATGCATCTGGTGGATGATGCGCACGCTGCAGAGCACACGACCCCATGAAAAAGGCGCGGGGGATTGA
- a CDS encoding PAS domain-containing hybrid sensor histidine kinase/response regulator has product MDGFALLAGGLAALGVAAAAGLLHLAQARRALQRKTALLEESIEQLTDRVFELAESEERHRGLIDAQGDLIVRRDRHGAITFANRAFAALVGEPAASLIGQTFRPTIVERSEDRRDPDGSVSIDECIVSPQGRRWIAWRHHPIRDAEGRCEEMQSVGRDITERKAAEEALAASSARAESANEAKSRFLATVSHEIRTPMNGIMGMADLLLDTSLTPDQRTYAAAVKSSGEALLALIDDILDFSKIEAGRLDLDAVPFEITPLVEGVAELLGPRAHAKGLDIATVIDPSVPWRLVGDATRLRQVLLNLAGNAVKFTETGGVTLAVAMDGEALALSVADTGPGIAAADVERIFGEFEQGETTFARRHAGTGLGLSISRRIVERMGGRLSVATEPGRGSTFTAHLPLPAADGPRAAEPLDALSVLVLSPSAIERDALVRRLEAHGAAVTVADGIAGLPAETHFDTAVVDHRLGDEALAAALTSLSGRVARTVLLVRPADRAAISAWREKGVGGWLVSPVREASLLLQMRPGAPVPAEPPEAEEGTARRAPPVASAGQSLTILIAEDNDINALLCRKLVEKLGHRPVWVKDGRAAVTAALDAAVPVDVVLMDMQMPDCDGLSAATMIRAGESGRRLPIIALTANAFAEDRAAAIAAGMDAFLTKPLDIEKLAEALDQHVRVKPPAPARAKRRPGTARP; this is encoded by the coding sequence GTGGACGGTTTCGCCCTGCTGGCCGGAGGACTGGCGGCGCTCGGCGTCGCCGCCGCGGCCGGACTGCTCCATCTCGCCCAGGCGCGGCGCGCCCTCCAGCGCAAGACCGCGCTGCTCGAGGAGAGCATCGAACAGCTCACCGACCGCGTCTTCGAGCTCGCCGAGAGCGAGGAGCGCCATCGCGGGCTCATCGACGCCCAGGGCGACCTGATCGTCCGGCGCGATCGCCATGGCGCCATCACCTTCGCCAACCGCGCCTTCGCCGCCCTTGTCGGCGAGCCGGCCGCGAGCCTCATCGGCCAGACCTTCCGGCCCACCATTGTCGAGCGCTCCGAGGACCGGCGCGATCCCGACGGCTCCGTCAGTATCGACGAATGCATCGTCTCGCCCCAGGGGCGGCGGTGGATCGCCTGGCGGCACCATCCCATCCGCGATGCCGAGGGACGCTGCGAGGAGATGCAGTCCGTCGGCCGCGACATCACCGAGCGCAAAGCGGCCGAGGAGGCGCTTGCCGCCTCCAGCGCCCGCGCCGAAAGCGCCAACGAGGCGAAGTCGCGGTTCCTCGCCACGGTCAGCCACGAGATCCGCACGCCCATGAACGGCATCATGGGCATGGCGGATCTGCTGCTCGACACGTCGCTGACACCCGACCAGCGCACCTATGCCGCGGCGGTGAAGTCCTCGGGCGAGGCCCTGCTGGCCCTCATCGACGACATTCTCGACTTCTCCAAGATCGAGGCGGGCCGTCTCGATCTCGACGCCGTGCCTTTCGAGATCACCCCCCTCGTCGAGGGCGTGGCGGAGCTCCTCGGGCCGCGCGCCCATGCCAAGGGGCTGGACATCGCGACGGTGATCGATCCGTCCGTGCCGTGGCGTCTCGTCGGCGATGCCACGCGCCTGCGCCAGGTGCTGCTCAATCTGGCGGGCAACGCCGTCAAGTTCACCGAGACCGGGGGCGTCACCCTTGCGGTGGCGATGGACGGTGAGGCGCTCGCCTTGTCCGTCGCCGATACCGGGCCGGGCATCGCCGCCGCCGATGTGGAGCGGATCTTCGGCGAGTTCGAGCAGGGCGAGACCACCTTCGCCCGCCGCCATGCCGGCACGGGCCTCGGCCTGTCCATCTCGCGGCGCATCGTCGAGCGCATGGGCGGCCGCCTGTCGGTAGCGACCGAGCCGGGCCGCGGCTCGACCTTCACCGCTCACCTGCCCCTGCCGGCGGCGGATGGGCCGCGCGCCGCCGAGCCGCTCGATGCGCTGTCCGTCCTCGTCCTGTCGCCCTCCGCCATCGAGCGCGACGCCCTGGTGCGGCGCCTCGAGGCCCATGGCGCCGCGGTGACGGTCGCCGATGGCATCGCCGGCCTGCCCGCGGAGACCCATTTCGACACCGCCGTCGTCGACCATCGCCTCGGGGACGAGGCCCTCGCCGCGGCGCTGACAAGCCTTTCCGGCCGCGTCGCCCGCACCGTCCTCCTGGTGCGTCCGGCCGATCGCGCAGCCATCAGCGCCTGGCGCGAGAAGGGCGTCGGCGGCTGGCTCGTCTCACCCGTGCGGGAAGCCTCGCTGCTGCTGCAGATGCGTCCCGGTGCGCCGGTGCCGGCCGAGCCCCCGGAGGCCGAGGAGGGCACGGCGCGGCGCGCGCCGCCCGTCGCTTCGGCCGGTCAGTCCCTGACCATCCTTATCGCCGAGGACAATGACATCAACGCGCTGCTCTGCCGCAAGCTGGTGGAGAAGCTCGGCCATCGACCGGTCTGGGTGAAGGACGGACGGGCTGCGGTCACCGCCGCGCTCGATGCGGCAGTGCCCGTCGATGTCGTGCTCATGGACATGCAGATGCCTGATTGCGATGGCCTGTCGGCTGCGACCATGATCCGCGCCGGCGAGAGCGGCCGGCGCCTGCCCATCATCGCCCTCACGGCCAATGCCTTCGCCGAGGACCGGGCTGCCGCCATCGCGGCGGGCATGGATGCCTTCCTCACCAAGCCGCTCGACATCGAGAAGCTGGCCGAGGCCCTGGATCAGCATGTCAGGGTCAAACCGCCAGCCCCCGCGCGCGCAAAGCGTCGGCCAGGGACGGCGCGTCCTTGA
- a CDS encoding HAD family hydrolase → MHSLSMGKGPAPTERSVPVFDIGQVLLRWDPRGAMAPHFDTPEAIDSFMHEVGFMDWHARQDAGRPVAEAVASHAALHPAHAGVFAAFYDNWLASVPGEVPGTRAIFEALLDQGPVFGISNFSRELFDRTVPAYPFLGRFTGLVLSGDVGINKPDARIYAILCERHGLEPGRCVFIDDSARNVEAARAFGMDALLFKDAPSLADALRARGLAV, encoded by the coding sequence ATGCACAGCCTGTCCATGGGCAAAGGACCCGCCCCGACGGAACGCTCGGTCCCCGTCTTCGATATCGGCCAGGTTCTGCTCCGCTGGGACCCGCGCGGGGCGATGGCGCCGCACTTCGACACGCCCGAGGCCATCGACAGCTTCATGCACGAGGTGGGCTTCATGGACTGGCATGCCCGCCAGGATGCCGGCCGCCCTGTCGCCGAGGCCGTGGCCAGCCATGCCGCGCTCCATCCGGCCCATGCCGGCGTCTTCGCCGCCTTCTACGACAACTGGCTGGCCTCCGTGCCGGGCGAGGTGCCGGGCACCCGCGCCATCTTCGAGGCGCTCCTCGACCAGGGACCGGTCTTCGGCATCTCCAACTTCTCGCGCGAGCTCTTCGACCGCACGGTGCCGGCCTATCCCTTTCTCGGGCGCTTCACCGGCCTTGTCCTGTCGGGCGATGTCGGCATCAACAAGCCCGATGCCCGGATCTACGCCATCCTGTGCGAGCGCCACGGCCTCGAGCCCGGCCGCTGCGTCTTCATCGACGACAGCGCGCGCAACGTCGAGGCGGCGCGCGCCTTCGGCATGGACGCACTGCTCTTCAAGGACGCGCCGTCCCTGGCCGACGCTTTGCGCGCGCGGGGGCTGGCGGTTTGA
- a CDS encoding bifunctional diguanylate cyclase/phosphodiesterase: protein MTIAGMGYWVANTCDPETFWISPELADLVGVPSGPIAIKVLRERYEGEGASRVFEGFRTCISTGAPYAVDVVYRHPDGRLLNLRIHGEAERDSQGAIVRVSGIVVDTTRETEALKRIADSEQMLADFLDTATDWCWQTDAEHRFTRFEAGSQSRRSINGSRVLGRSRWELDIPEGSRHEVEQIRAAMEAHQPFRDIDYTVNTQAGQRRMRTSGKPIFGPDGTFEGYRGTAADVTELRDAERLLLNRSAALAEAHRIGRMGSWSFLLGDEMVTWSEELFAVTGFDPSTFDSRNTAVLAMFEPEDRQKLIDIQVAVLKGGGARSVDVRLACPDGRVRDFAVTCKGEEVAGKIVGFVGTVQDVTERKQAQRQLEELAYADPLTGLANRAMFKQSLTTVIGKALLEGRFATLYLVDLDRFKEVNDAFGHAAGDELLCRVAAILRREFGDGAFIARLGGDEFAILVERSHQHEDVRIIAEDLIAALSGPIDLSSGEAFVGATVGVAMLPEHATSTDQAMRHADLALYMGKEAGRGRCMLFETAFAEAVEQRLLLARDLRHAIEENELHAFYQPQVSIATGKVVGFEALLRWTHRERGPISPAEFIPVAENSGIIVDLGLWILREACQQAKAWLDQGLPPRTMSVNVSPAQFWAMDFETAVAAVLAETGLPAELLCLELTESLFVDQSEDRISRTLGSLSALGVQLALDDFGSGYSSLGYLTRLPFHRLKVDRSFVDGIAGQPAKRKLLAGIIALSHGLGLSTVAEGAEKRADVDVLRELGCDTVQGYVYSRPVAPDAAPVVAASIEAEPLPDHRPQCLIPDADTAAMIAALG from the coding sequence ATGACGATTGCCGGCATGGGCTACTGGGTGGCCAATACCTGCGACCCCGAGACCTTCTGGATCTCGCCCGAGCTGGCCGACCTGGTCGGTGTTCCCTCCGGCCCCATCGCCATCAAGGTATTGCGTGAGCGCTACGAGGGCGAAGGGGCTTCACGGGTCTTCGAGGGGTTCCGGACGTGCATCTCGACGGGGGCGCCCTACGCCGTCGACGTCGTGTATCGCCATCCCGACGGCCGCCTCCTCAACCTGCGCATCCATGGCGAGGCCGAGCGCGACAGCCAGGGCGCCATCGTCCGGGTCAGCGGCATCGTCGTCGACACGACCCGGGAAACCGAGGCGCTGAAGCGCATCGCCGACTCCGAACAGATGTTGGCGGATTTCCTAGACACGGCGACCGACTGGTGCTGGCAGACCGATGCCGAGCATCGCTTCACCCGCTTCGAGGCCGGCAGCCAATCGCGCCGGTCCATCAACGGCAGCCGTGTGCTGGGCCGCTCGCGCTGGGAACTGGATATCCCCGAGGGGTCACGCCACGAGGTGGAGCAGATCCGCGCCGCCATGGAGGCGCACCAGCCGTTCCGCGATATCGACTATACCGTCAACACCCAGGCCGGCCAGCGCCGGATGCGGACCAGCGGTAAGCCGATCTTCGGCCCTGACGGCACCTTCGAGGGCTATCGGGGCACCGCCGCCGACGTCACCGAGCTGCGCGATGCCGAACGCCTGTTGCTGAACCGCTCGGCCGCGCTCGCCGAGGCGCACCGCATCGGCCGGATGGGCTCGTGGTCCTTTCTGCTCGGTGACGAGATGGTCACCTGGAGCGAAGAGCTTTTCGCTGTCACGGGCTTCGATCCCTCCACCTTCGACAGCCGCAACACCGCCGTGCTGGCCATGTTCGAGCCGGAGGACCGGCAGAAGCTCATCGATATCCAGGTGGCGGTGCTGAAGGGCGGTGGCGCCCGCAGCGTCGACGTGCGGCTCGCCTGCCCGGATGGGCGGGTGCGTGATTTCGCGGTCACCTGCAAGGGCGAGGAGGTCGCCGGCAAGATCGTCGGCTTCGTCGGCACCGTCCAGGACGTGACGGAACGCAAGCAGGCCCAGCGGCAGCTGGAAGAACTGGCCTATGCTGATCCGCTGACCGGCCTCGCCAACCGCGCCATGTTCAAGCAGTCGCTGACCACGGTGATCGGCAAGGCGCTGCTCGAAGGCCGTTTCGCGACGCTCTATCTCGTCGATCTCGACCGCTTCAAGGAGGTCAACGACGCCTTCGGCCATGCAGCGGGCGACGAGCTCCTGTGCCGTGTCGCCGCCATCCTGCGGCGCGAGTTCGGCGATGGCGCCTTCATCGCCCGCCTCGGCGGCGACGAGTTCGCCATCCTGGTAGAGCGCAGCCACCAGCACGAGGACGTGCGGATCATCGCCGAGGACCTGATCGCCGCGCTGTCAGGCCCCATCGACCTGTCCAGCGGCGAGGCCTTCGTCGGCGCCACGGTCGGCGTCGCCATGCTGCCGGAGCACGCGACCTCGACCGACCAGGCCATGCGCCATGCCGATCTCGCGCTCTACATGGGCAAGGAGGCGGGACGCGGACGCTGCATGCTGTTCGAGACGGCCTTCGCCGAGGCGGTCGAGCAGCGCCTGCTTCTGGCGCGCGACCTGCGCCACGCCATCGAGGAGAACGAACTCCACGCCTTCTACCAGCCGCAGGTGAGCATCGCGACCGGCAAGGTGGTGGGCTTCGAGGCGCTGCTGCGCTGGACCCACCGCGAGCGCGGCCCCATTTCGCCCGCCGAATTCATTCCCGTGGCGGAAAACTCCGGCATCATCGTCGATCTCGGTCTGTGGATCCTGCGCGAAGCCTGCCAGCAGGCCAAGGCCTGGCTGGACCAGGGCCTGCCGCCGCGGACCATGTCGGTGAACGTCTCGCCGGCGCAGTTCTGGGCCATGGATTTCGAGACCGCCGTGGCGGCGGTGCTGGCGGAGACCGGCCTGCCGGCGGAGCTGCTCTGCCTCGAACTGACCGAGAGCCTCTTCGTCGACCAGAGCGAGGACCGCATCAGCCGGACGCTCGGATCGCTCTCGGCGCTCGGCGTGCAGCTTGCCCTCGACGATTTCGGCTCGGGCTATTCCTCGCTCGGCTACCTGACGCGGCTGCCCTTCCACCGCCTGAAGGTCGATCGCTCCTTTGTCGACGGGATCGCCGGCCAGCCGGCCAAGCGCAAGCTTCTCGCCGGCATCATCGCCCTCTCGCATGGTCTCGGCCTGTCGACCGTCGCCGAGGGCGCGGAGAAGCGCGCCGACGTCGACGTCCTGCGCGAACTCGGCTGCGACACCGTCCAGGGCTATGTCTATTCCCGCCCCGTCGCCCCCGACGCCGCGCCGGTCGTGGCGGCGTCGATCGAGGCGGAGCCGCTGCCGGATCACCGGCCGCAATGCCTCATTCCCGACGCCGACACGGCGGCGATGATCGCTGCGCTGGGGTGA